In the genome of Flavobacterium panacagri, one region contains:
- a CDS encoding GNAT family N-acetyltransferase, whose amino-acid sequence MQKWDKNLTISQDYIKDHNVFKLVDNELILGYYSYVFKDEKVIELDNLFILPEYIGKGFGKYLVLDFLNRIKEEKIERIILDSEPNAEEFYAKMGFVKIGEFETSIKNRFMPIMEMKFIK is encoded by the coding sequence ATTCAGAAATGGGATAAAAATCTAACCATTTCTCAAGATTACATTAAGGATCATAACGTTTTTAAATTGGTTGATAATGAGTTAATTCTTGGATATTATTCTTATGTTTTCAAAGATGAAAAAGTAATCGAACTCGATAATTTATTTATATTACCAGAATATATTGGAAAAGGATTTGGAAAATATTTAGTTCTCGATTTTTTAAACCGAATAAAAGAAGAAAAAATAGAAAGAATAATTCTCGATTCAGAACCAAATGCTGAGGAATTTTACGCCAAAATGGGATTTGTAAAAATTGGAGAATTTGAAACTTCCATAAAAAATCGTTTCATGCCTATTATGGAGATGAAATTTATAAAATGA
- a CDS encoding IS3 family transposase (programmed frameshift), translated as MSIEREELKKVCAPKIYSEVFKKQVVKEFEQGLFTKAELRRRYNISGNSCIPRWLKKYGKFTYQDKLTIGRPMKDPQSQRIKELEAQLAKKEQELLVFKKFIEIAERELKVEIGKKVWFQAVQEINHIYRISPCEICRLFGYSKQAYYKRKSLLLKSDLNQENLRCLIMSVRQKLPKTGGRKLYYMLRDDLKKHQIKIGRDKLFDFLRGEYLLVPKVRRYYKTTNSRHWMRKYPNLIKEAEINRPEQIWVADITYLRTREKTHYLHLITDAYSKKIVGYNLSDNLMASSTLEALKMAVANKNKDSNLIHHSDRGLQYCSKEYTEYLIKNNILISMTQSYDPYENAVAERVNGILKEEFGLFETFEDFKALKKQVQESILFYNQIRVHLSINMLTPNQAHLQNQVKLKTWKKINRNKRNLVPI; from the exons ATGTCAATAGAAAGAGAAGAATTAAAAAAAGTATGCGCCCCTAAAATTTACAGTGAGGTCTTCAAAAAACAAGTTGTAAAAGAATTTGAACAGGGTTTGTTCACAAAAGCGGAACTTCGCCGACGTTATAATATTTCTGGAAACAGCTGCATACCGCGTTGGTTAAAAAAATATGGTAAATTTACATATCAAGATAAATTAACCATCGGACGTCCAATGAAAGACCCTCAATCTCAGCGTATAAAAGAACTTGAAGCACAATTGGCTAAAAAAGAGCAGGAATTATTAGTCTTTAAAAAATTTATTGAAATAGCCGAACGTGAGCTAAAAGTCGAAATTG GTAAAAAAGTCTGGTTCCAAGCAGTCCAAGAAATAAATCATATCTACAGGATTAGTCCATGTGAAATATGCAGATTGTTTGGATATAGTAAGCAGGCTTATTATAAAAGAAAATCACTTTTATTAAAATCAGATTTAAACCAGGAGAATCTCAGATGTTTAATAATGTCCGTGCGCCAAAAACTTCCAAAAACCGGAGGCAGAAAATTATATTACATGCTTAGGGATGATTTAAAGAAGCATCAAATAAAAATTGGCAGAGACAAATTATTTGATTTTCTACGAGGAGAATATTTGTTAGTTCCTAAAGTTCGAAGATATTATAAGACAACAAATTCAAGGCATTGGATGCGCAAATATCCAAACTTAATTAAAGAAGCAGAGATTAACAGACCCGAACAGATTTGGGTTGCGGATATTACCTATCTTAGAACTAGAGAGAAAACACATTACCTGCATCTAATAACTGATGCTTATTCCAAGAAAATTGTCGGTTACAATTTATCAGATAATCTAATGGCGAGTTCCACATTGGAAGCCTTAAAAATGGCTGTTGCCAATAAAAATAAAGATAGTAATCTGATACATCATTCAGATAGAGGATTGCAATACTGCAGTAAAGAATATACGGAGTACTTAATTAAAAATAATATTCTAATAAGCATGACTCAAAGTTATGATCCTTATGAAAATGCAGTTGCAGAAAGAGTAAATGGTATTTTGAAAGAAGAATTTGGACTGTTTGAAACCTTTGAAGATTTTAAAGCCTTAAAAAAACAGGTTCAGGAATCTATCTTGTTTTACAATCAAATCAGAGTACATTTATCAATAAATATGCTTACTCCAAATCAGGCACATTTACAAAATCAAGTTAAATTGAAAACATGGAAAAAAATAAATCGGAACAAAAGAAATCTTGTTCCGATTTAA
- a CDS encoding LytTR family DNA-binding domain-containing protein, producing the protein MKQLNISIKHNLIVGLLIGLWLFIFAFIIKPFDDGTINFRAWFFISFGFSFVAFLCYGLLAIVQKSFYKRIEKWNISLEIFVIFLFYLMYLIGVFAFYKSPILDGGYTFSQFFSIIFIKVALILTPVIVLARRYLIKLIPIKDDILLFKGENRLDILKINKADLVCISNAQNYVEIFYLENDKLRSKLIRSSLKKVQDDFGFLVQIHRSHLINPMHFKSWRNANTIILTQIELPVSKNYKEVLLAL; encoded by the coding sequence ATGAAGCAGTTAAACATATCCATAAAACACAATCTTATAGTCGGTTTGCTGATTGGGTTATGGCTTTTCATTTTCGCTTTCATTATAAAACCTTTTGACGACGGAACAATAAATTTTAGAGCTTGGTTTTTTATAAGTTTTGGTTTTAGTTTTGTGGCGTTTTTATGTTATGGTCTTTTGGCAATTGTTCAAAAAAGCTTTTATAAGAGAATTGAAAAATGGAATATTAGCTTAGAAATCTTTGTTATTTTTCTCTTTTATTTAATGTATTTGATTGGTGTTTTCGCTTTTTACAAAAGCCCAATTTTAGATGGCGGTTATACTTTTTCCCAATTCTTCTCGATAATATTTATAAAAGTCGCTTTGATCTTGACGCCCGTAATTGTTCTTGCCAGAAGATATTTGATCAAATTAATTCCGATAAAAGACGATATTTTACTATTTAAAGGAGAAAACAGATTAGACATTCTAAAAATCAACAAAGCCGATTTAGTCTGCATTTCAAATGCGCAGAATTATGTTGAGATTTTTTATCTTGAAAATGATAAACTTCGGTCGAAACTTATTCGGTCTTCGCTCAAAAAAGTGCAGGATGATTTTGGTTTTTTAGTTCAAATCCATCGGTCGCATTTAATAAATCCAATGCATTTTAAATCTTGGAGAAATGCAAATACCATTATTTTGACTCAAATTGAACTTCCGGTTTCTAAGAACTATAAAGAAGTTTTACTGGCATTGTAA
- a CDS encoding GNAT family N-acetyltransferase produces MKFNIKIRKIQNKDLDFVYKAICELENEILDFEVFETIFNENISNPKNLYLIAENETEGLGFISFHTQNLLHHCGLVGEIQEFFIHQKYRGQGVGRLLLNEILNFAEQNNLKSIEVTTNKKPIGDILKNKFRNGIKI; encoded by the coding sequence ATGAAGTTTAATATTAAAATCAGAAAAATCCAAAATAAAGACCTAGACTTCGTATACAAAGCAATTTGTGAGCTAGAAAATGAAATTTTAGATTTCGAAGTTTTCGAAACGATATTCAATGAAAATATTTCAAACCCAAAAAATCTGTATCTAATTGCAGAAAACGAAACAGAAGGTTTAGGTTTTATTAGCTTTCATACCCAAAATCTTCTGCATCATTGCGGATTGGTTGGCGAAATACAAGAATTTTTTATTCATCAAAAGTATCGTGGCCAAGGTGTTGGAAGGTTGTTACTAAATGAGATTTTAAATTTTGCAGAACAAAATAATCTAAAAAGCATTGAAGTAACCACAAATAAAAAGCCTATTGGGGATATTCTGAAGAACAAATTCAGAAATGGGATAAAAATCTAA
- a CDS encoding succinate dehydrogenase cytochrome b subunit encodes MAQSALLNASILKKVAMALSGIFLITFLALHVSLNFISILSEDVFNEASHFMGYNPLIQYVMQPVLAFGVIFHFVMGFVLTAQNSAARPIAYAKYNGAANASWSSRNMIISGLVILAFLGLHFYDFWFPEVTYKYIAGETPNATRYYGELVHKFHSPVRTALYCVSFILLGFHLWHGFASSLQSVGMHNKYSRFLAKVGYWFAVVVPAAFVIIALFHHFKQ; translated from the coding sequence ATGGCACAATCTGCACTATTGAATGCTTCCATCTTAAAGAAAGTAGCTATGGCTCTTTCGGGAATATTCTTAATCACGTTTTTAGCGCTGCATGTTTCCTTAAATTTTATTTCTATTTTAAGTGAAGACGTTTTCAACGAAGCTTCTCACTTTATGGGATACAATCCGCTGATTCAATATGTAATGCAGCCAGTTTTGGCATTCGGGGTAATTTTCCATTTCGTAATGGGATTTGTTCTAACAGCACAAAACAGCGCGGCAAGACCAATTGCGTATGCTAAATACAATGGAGCTGCAAACGCTTCTTGGAGTTCTAGAAATATGATTATTTCTGGATTGGTTATTTTGGCTTTCTTAGGATTGCATTTTTATGATTTTTGGTTTCCTGAAGTTACCTACAAGTATATTGCAGGTGAAACGCCAAATGCTACTAGGTATTATGGAGAGTTAGTTCATAAATTTCACAGCCCGGTTCGTACAGCATTATACTGTGTGTCTTTCATCCTTTTAGGATTTCACTTATGGCACGGGTTTGCATCTTCTCTTCAATCAGTAGGGATGCACAACAAATACTCTAGATTTTTAGCGAAAGTAGGTTACTGGTTTGCAGTGGTAGTTCCTGCAGCTTTCGTAATTATCGCTTTATTTCATCATTTCAAACAATAA
- a CDS encoding alpha/beta hydrolase — translation MKTKKWKLKKILKTIWILAGLLFTIWLFYSYESDGVDKSFLQTNNLVKVKGTSDYYLFEPKKEFKNVVIFYPGAMVETEAYVPLCRRLADQNIKVYLIKMPWRLASKGYNKPKDLHLFEDTSKNYILAGHSQGGKMAAQFVYENPKLIDKLILIGTSHPRDISLAAIEIPVLKIYGSKDGVADEGSIMQNKSKLPLGTKFVRIEGANHCQFGYYGFQLGDDKADISREQQQKETLDAMVSFIRE, via the coding sequence ATGAAAACAAAAAAATGGAAGCTGAAGAAAATTTTAAAGACAATATGGATCTTGGCAGGTTTGCTATTTACAATTTGGCTGTTTTATTCTTATGAATCTGATGGTGTAGATAAATCTTTTTTACAAACTAACAATTTGGTTAAAGTAAAAGGTACTTCTGATTATTATTTATTTGAGCCTAAAAAAGAATTTAAAAACGTTGTAATTTTTTATCCTGGAGCAATGGTGGAAACAGAAGCTTATGTGCCGCTGTGTCGCAGATTGGCGGATCAAAATATAAAGGTTTATTTGATCAAAATGCCTTGGAGACTTGCATCAAAAGGATATAATAAACCTAAAGATTTACATCTTTTTGAAGATACCTCGAAAAACTATATTCTGGCAGGACATTCGCAGGGCGGAAAAATGGCGGCACAATTTGTATACGAAAATCCTAAATTGATTGATAAGTTGATATTAATAGGAACTTCGCATCCCAGAGATATTTCTCTTGCAGCGATTGAGATTCCAGTTTTGAAAATTTACGGTTCAAAAGACGGAGTTGCAGATGAAGGATCTATTATGCAAAACAAATCGAAATTACCTCTAGGAACAAAATTTGTGCGAATAGAAGGGGCAAACCATTGCCAGTTTGGTTATTATGGATTTCAATTAGGAGATGATAAAGCCGATATCAGTAGAGAACAACAGCAGAAAGAAACTTTAGATGCTATGGTTTCATTTATACGAGAATAA
- a CDS encoding TIGR00266 family protein: MQAHEIDYQIFGEEMQYVEIELDPQEIVIAEAGSFMMMENNIQMETIFGDGSQQQGSGLFGKLLSAGKRVLTGESLFMTAFLNQGNTKSKVSFASPYPGKILPIDLTEFQGKFICQKSSFLCAAKGVSVGIEFSQKLGRGLFGGEGFIMQKIEGDGMAFVHSGGTMAKKVLGHGEVLKVDTGCIIGFTKDVDYDIEFIGGIKNSIFGGEGLFYATLKGPGTVYIQSLPFSRLADRIIASAPRSGGNSRDEGSLLGGLGNLLDGDNRF; the protein is encoded by the coding sequence ATGCAAGCGCACGAAATAGATTATCAGATTTTTGGAGAAGAAATGCAGTATGTGGAGATCGAATTGGATCCGCAGGAAATTGTTATTGCCGAGGCTGGCAGTTTTATGATGATGGAAAACAACATCCAGATGGAAACCATTTTTGGCGATGGTTCTCAACAACAAGGTTCAGGTTTGTTTGGCAAACTTTTAAGCGCTGGAAAAAGAGTACTTACCGGCGAAAGCTTATTTATGACGGCATTTTTAAACCAAGGCAATACTAAAAGTAAAGTATCCTTTGCATCACCTTATCCCGGAAAAATTCTTCCAATTGATTTAACTGAATTTCAAGGCAAATTTATCTGTCAAAAAAGTTCATTCTTATGCGCTGCCAAAGGTGTTTCTGTTGGAATAGAATTTTCTCAAAAACTAGGACGTGGTTTATTTGGCGGTGAAGGTTTCATCATGCAGAAAATTGAAGGAGACGGAATGGCATTTGTACATTCAGGAGGAACAATGGCAAAAAAAGTATTAGGTCACGGGGAGGTTCTAAAAGTAGATACAGGATGTATTATTGGTTTTACCAAAGATGTCGATTATGATATTGAATTTATTGGCGGGATCAAGAATTCAATTTTTGGAGGTGAAGGATTATTTTATGCTACTTTAAAAGGCCCGGGAACGGTTTATATCCAATCGTTGCCTTTCTCTAGATTAGCAGATCGTATTATTGCCTCTGCACCAAGATCTGGAGGTAACAGCCGTGATGAAGGAAGTCTTCTTGGCGGATTAGGAAATCTTTTGGATGGCGATAACCGATTTTAA
- a CDS encoding hydroxymethylglutaryl-CoA synthase family protein: protein MKTGIDAISFDVANIHLPIKTLAVARNIEPEKLEKGLGLLKMTFPDVHQDAVVFGANALTKLIIDNKIDLKEISRIYVGTESGIDSSKPIASYLISLMEQKFGEDSLAECDVVDFTFACIGGVDAMQNCLDFVKLNPTKKAIVVTSDFAKYDLNSGGEYTQGAGAVAMLIAADPKIIAFDDNWATSTKGVFDFFKPYRTISKEEITQNTNNDSWFDNLEAEIEIHKDQPVFDGQYSNQCYMDRTRNAYFSFKKLKNTTETLYNSWHSIVMHLPYSFQGRRMLSEIYALDSAEKIIADDIAPADYQTRIKEVAKSEDYRSFVTEKLQPAELASSLIGNLYTGSIFMGLLSTLAHFYDTKKEVAGTKFGFLAYGSGSKSKVFEGTIQPEWKSALENVKLFENLAESVEIDFNTYESLHKKEQKQSVRTPKNEWVLDRIEKEIPVLIGARYYKWID, encoded by the coding sequence ATGAAAACAGGAATTGATGCTATTTCTTTCGACGTAGCAAACATACATTTACCCATAAAAACTTTGGCAGTTGCCAGAAATATAGAACCCGAAAAATTAGAAAAAGGTCTTGGCTTATTGAAAATGACTTTCCCAGACGTTCATCAGGACGCAGTTGTTTTTGGAGCAAACGCTTTAACCAAATTGATCATTGACAATAAAATTGACTTAAAAGAAATCAGCCGAATCTATGTTGGTACCGAAAGTGGCATTGACAGTTCTAAACCAATCGCTTCTTATTTGATCAGCTTAATGGAGCAGAAATTTGGCGAAGATTCATTAGCAGAATGCGATGTTGTAGATTTTACTTTTGCTTGTATCGGCGGAGTTGATGCGATGCAAAACTGCCTAGATTTTGTAAAACTAAACCCTACTAAAAAAGCAATTGTCGTTACTTCAGATTTTGCAAAATACGATTTGAATTCTGGTGGAGAATATACACAAGGTGCTGGAGCTGTTGCGATGTTAATTGCTGCAGATCCAAAAATTATTGCTTTTGATGATAATTGGGCAACAAGCACAAAAGGCGTTTTCGATTTCTTTAAACCATATAGAACTATATCTAAAGAAGAAATTACCCAAAACACCAACAACGATTCTTGGTTTGATAATTTAGAAGCCGAAATCGAAATCCACAAAGATCAGCCGGTTTTTGACGGACAATATTCGAATCAATGCTATATGGATCGTACGCGTAATGCTTACTTTTCATTCAAAAAATTAAAAAATACTACCGAAACTTTATACAACTCTTGGCATAGTATCGTGATGCATTTACCTTATTCTTTTCAGGGAAGAAGAATGCTATCTGAAATTTATGCTTTAGACAGTGCCGAAAAAATTATTGCCGATGATATTGCACCTGCTGATTATCAGACAAGAATTAAAGAAGTGGCAAAATCCGAAGATTACAGAAGTTTTGTTACCGAGAAATTACAACCTGCAGAATTGGCTTCTTCATTAATTGGAAACCTTTATACAGGCTCTATTTTCATGGGATTATTATCGACTTTGGCTCATTTTTATGATACTAAAAAAGAGGTTGCCGGAACTAAATTCGGTTTCTTAGCTTATGGGAGCGGATCGAAATCGAAAGTTTTTGAAGGAACTATACAGCCAGAATGGAAATCGGCTTTGGAGAATGTGAAGCTTTTTGAAAATTTAGCCGAAAGCGTAGAGATTGATTTCAACACTTATGAAAGTCTTCATAAAAAAGAACAAAAACAAAGTGTTAGAACTCCTAAAAACGAATGGGTTTTAGACCGAATTGAAAAAGAAATTCCAGTTTTAATTGGGGCGAGATATTATAAATGGATTGATTAA
- a CDS encoding ferritin, which yields MKDLLRTRTSLVEGVENILNLQAKLESDASNKYLAMAAWLDRNGYANTASYLYKQAEEEREHFLKVFKYITDMGGIAVTPSIPEVQQEFASLREVFEIALQNEIAVTQAVNKVIAKCRAENDYATEDFMMWYVAEQREEEKNARRALELFDLIDENEAAGKFQLDVQISKIG from the coding sequence ATGAAAGATTTACTTAGAACACGTACTTCATTAGTTGAAGGTGTAGAAAATATATTGAACTTACAGGCAAAATTAGAAAGCGATGCTTCTAACAAATATTTAGCTATGGCTGCATGGTTGGATAGAAATGGTTATGCTAATACAGCATCTTATTTGTACAAGCAAGCCGAAGAAGAAAGAGAGCACTTTCTAAAAGTTTTCAAATATATTACAGATATGGGAGGGATTGCAGTTACGCCATCTATCCCAGAAGTGCAGCAAGAATTTGCTTCTTTAAGAGAAGTATTCGAAATTGCTTTGCAAAATGAAATTGCAGTTACGCAGGCTGTGAATAAAGTAATCGCAAAATGTAGAGCTGAAAACGATTATGCTACAGAAGATTTCATGATGTGGTATGTAGCTGAGCAGAGAGAAGAAGAGAAAAATGCTAGAAGAGCTTTAGAACTTTTTGATTTAATCGACGAAAACGAAGCAGCTGGTAAATTCCAATTGGACGTACAAATCTCAAAAATCGGATAA
- a CDS encoding aminopeptidase P family protein — MKYHQINSALFVKNRRKFMAEMKPNSVAVFNSNDIYPVSADSTLPFAQHRDIFYLSGVDQEESVLLLFPDAPYEHQREILFLRETNDHIAVWEGEKLTKERAFQVSGIRTVYWLQDFHKVLNEMMTYADTMYINTNEHYRASVETETREARFVKWWKERYPAHNVAKSNPILQRLRSVKESEEIDLIQHACDITEKGFRRLLGFVKPNVTEYEIEAELAHEFIRNRSKGFAYTPIIASGNNANVLHYIENNQQCKDGDLILLDVAAEYANYSSDMTRTIPVSGRFSERQKAVYKAVLNVKNEATKMLTPGTLWKQYHIEVGKIMTSELLGLGLLDKADVQNENPEWPAYKKYFMHGTSHHMGLDTHDYGLLHEPMKANMVFTVEPGIYIPAEKFGIRLEDNVVVQEKGEPFNLMRNIPVEADEIETLMNE; from the coding sequence ATGAAATATCATCAAATAAACAGCGCACTTTTTGTAAAAAACCGCAGAAAGTTCATGGCTGAAATGAAACCTAATTCTGTTGCAGTATTCAACTCAAATGACATTTACCCAGTTAGTGCCGACAGTACTTTACCGTTTGCACAACACAGAGATATTTTCTATCTGAGCGGTGTAGATCAGGAAGAAAGTGTTTTACTTTTGTTTCCGGATGCGCCTTATGAGCACCAGAGAGAAATTCTTTTTTTAAGAGAAACCAACGATCATATTGCAGTTTGGGAAGGCGAAAAACTGACTAAAGAACGCGCTTTTCAGGTTTCGGGAATTAGAACGGTTTATTGGTTACAAGATTTTCATAAAGTTTTGAACGAAATGATGACGTACGCAGATACGATGTACATCAACACCAACGAACATTACCGCGCATCAGTCGAAACTGAAACTCGTGAAGCTCGTTTTGTAAAATGGTGGAAAGAGCGTTATCCAGCGCATAACGTTGCAAAAAGCAACCCAATTTTACAAAGACTTCGTTCTGTAAAAGAAAGCGAAGAAATCGATTTGATTCAGCATGCTTGTGATATTACAGAGAAAGGTTTCCGTAGATTATTAGGATTCGTAAAACCAAATGTTACGGAATATGAAATCGAAGCGGAATTGGCTCACGAATTTATCCGTAACCGTTCTAAAGGTTTTGCTTATACGCCAATTATTGCTTCTGGAAACAATGCGAATGTTTTACATTATATCGAAAACAATCAGCAATGTAAAGACGGCGATTTAATTTTATTAGATGTTGCTGCTGAATATGCTAATTATTCAAGCGATATGACGAGAACGATTCCAGTTTCTGGACGTTTTTCTGAGCGTCAAAAAGCTGTTTACAAAGCTGTTTTAAACGTTAAAAATGAAGCTACAAAAATGCTTACGCCAGGAACACTTTGGAAACAATACCATATCGAAGTGGGTAAAATCATGACTTCTGAATTGCTAGGTTTAGGTTTATTAGACAAAGCCGATGTTCAGAACGAAAATCCAGAATGGCCTGCTTACAAAAAATATTTCATGCACGGAACTTCACACCACATGGGATTGGATACGCACGATTACGGATTGCTTCACGAACCAATGAAAGCGAATATGGTTTTCACGGTTGAGCCGGGAATCTACATTCCAGCAGAAAAATTCGGAATCCGTTTAGAAGATAACGTTGTGGTTCAGGAAAAAGGAGAACCGTTCAACTTAATGCGAAACATTCCTGTTGAAGCTGACGAGATTGAAACTTTAATGAATGAATAA
- a CDS encoding helix-turn-helix domain-containing protein translates to MSTVKPKHIGRNISRIRELRDMKQEALAIAIGTNQQSISIIEGSESVDEEKLNKIALALGVTPEAIKNFSEDAVFNIIGNTYNDDSSSIKNYNCTFNPLDKLLEAIEKNEKLYERLIQIEREKASYLEKLLDKK, encoded by the coding sequence ATGAGCACAGTAAAACCAAAACATATCGGCAGAAACATTAGCCGAATTAGAGAACTGAGAGATATGAAGCAGGAAGCGCTTGCTATTGCAATTGGTACAAACCAGCAATCGATCTCGATTATTGAAGGAAGTGAAAGTGTTGATGAAGAAAAACTAAACAAAATTGCACTTGCTTTAGGAGTTACACCCGAAGCTATAAAAAACTTTTCTGAAGATGCTGTTTTTAATATTATTGGAAATACTTATAATGATGATTCCTCATCTATAAAAAACTATAATTGTACTTTTAATCCATTAGATAAGCTTTTGGAAGCTATAGAAAAGAATGAAAAACTTTATGAAAGATTGATTCAAATAGAAAGAGAGAAAGCTTCTTATTTGGAGAAGTTACTTGATAAGAAATAA